A genomic segment from Streptomyces antibioticus encodes:
- a CDS encoding GntR family transcriptional regulator: protein MVEWTGKFAYQQVADDLRRRIADGEFVVNGQLPSLADLQRTYKVTVTVARAAIRQLTMDGLVVSHQGKGAFLTSDAAGRATQHADPIGAVASLREEVEQLRTEVADLRERVATLERS from the coding sequence ATGGTCGAGTGGACCGGCAAATTCGCCTACCAACAGGTGGCTGACGACCTGCGGCGACGTATCGCCGATGGCGAGTTCGTCGTCAACGGCCAACTTCCCTCGCTCGCAGACCTTCAACGGACCTACAAGGTCACAGTGACCGTCGCTCGCGCGGCCATACGTCAACTGACGATGGACGGGCTCGTGGTGAGCCATCAGGGCAAGGGGGCTTTCCTGACGTCCGACGCTGCTGGCCGTGCCACGCAGCATGCGGACCCAATCGGGGCCGTGGCTTCGCTGCGCGAGGAAGTCGAGCAACTGCGGACCGAGGTGGCTGACCTGCGCGAGCGCGTCGCGACCCTTGAAAGAAGCTAG
- a CDS encoding AAA family ATPase gives MARKHPDWKPDLLRMHREEIGLTLEDTGEKLREIAERHGFNIAANFQTIWGHEKGTVYPGPHYRRAYCRLYRRNEAQLGFRKALPGEDAPVEYVPAPASAERKLPGQPDAVRQALSSIREGTGDVDSEALRNRVVDAWRRHTAAGSVDGPTVILVGGYAGSGKSEFAKFLGGLTGWPILDKDSLTRPLVDQLLVALGGEAHDRSSALYREKVRPLEYRCLMEAAWDNVDCGISTILDAPFISEFSQSEWMQRFQNRCRSKRVSVATIWVECDPESMREYIEFRGAARDAWKMESWDEYLAGLDLKMRPQGPHFVVDNRLGAAVALVDEARDVLSGGGL, from the coding sequence ATGGCTCGGAAGCACCCGGATTGGAAACCCGATCTCCTGCGAATGCATCGCGAGGAAATAGGGCTGACTCTGGAAGACACGGGGGAGAAACTCCGAGAAATCGCGGAGCGTCATGGCTTCAACATCGCCGCGAACTTCCAGACGATCTGGGGCCACGAGAAAGGAACGGTGTACCCCGGCCCGCATTATCGCCGGGCGTACTGCCGCCTCTATCGTCGCAATGAGGCTCAACTTGGCTTCCGTAAGGCCCTGCCCGGAGAGGATGCCCCTGTGGAATACGTACCGGCGCCCGCTTCCGCTGAGCGAAAGCTTCCCGGCCAACCAGATGCAGTACGTCAAGCGCTCAGTAGCATCCGCGAAGGCACCGGCGACGTGGATAGCGAGGCTCTGCGCAATCGCGTGGTGGATGCATGGCGCCGGCACACCGCAGCGGGAAGCGTAGATGGCCCTACCGTGATCCTGGTCGGGGGGTATGCAGGCTCCGGGAAGTCCGAGTTTGCGAAGTTCCTCGGCGGACTCACCGGCTGGCCCATCCTGGACAAGGACTCCCTGACGCGCCCTTTGGTCGACCAACTCTTGGTCGCACTCGGGGGAGAGGCTCACGACCGGAGTTCGGCGCTGTATCGGGAAAAGGTTCGGCCGCTCGAATATCGGTGCCTCATGGAGGCCGCTTGGGACAACGTAGATTGCGGAATTTCGACAATCCTTGATGCCCCATTCATTTCTGAATTCTCGCAGTCTGAATGGATGCAGCGCTTCCAGAACCGATGCCGCTCGAAGCGTGTCTCCGTTGCGACGATATGGGTTGAGTGCGACCCGGAATCTATGCGTGAGTACATCGAGTTCCGTGGAGCGGCGCGCGATGCTTGGAAGATGGAATCGTGGGATGAGTACCTTGCAGGGCTCGACTTGAAGATGCGCCCGCAGGGCCCGCACTTCGTCGTCGACAACCGGCTTGGTGCCGCCGTGGCACTGGTTGACGAAGCCCGTGACGTGCTGAGCGGAGGCGGCCTGTGA
- a CDS encoding DUF2637 domain-containing protein, whose product MSAQTSERLAVPPLTRPELGLAGLGALAAAGVGALGLVSSFDAVSAAAVRWGFGEPWMLPVGIDTAIPVFTLANLLLIRMDMALAWVRFVPWVLTLITCGLNVAAGHSLSAKVAHGTMPLLWVVFSEIGAHVYAVRIGAATGRRMEKVRFSRWLLAPLSTFALWRRMTLWEVTSYADALARERERLLARADLRERYGRAWRRRTPRRERVLLRLGELNPAGAVTDPGPEPGEAAEESVPSVPRAPRKQAAKGRAKTAPPRSVADLLTEARTATADWPDAGINAEALRKALRCGSGPARQVRDALLAERADARILRPVDPSGPEADAGVAA is encoded by the coding sequence ATGAGCGCGCAGACCAGTGAGCGTCTGGCCGTGCCGCCGCTGACGCGCCCGGAACTGGGCCTGGCCGGTCTGGGGGCGCTCGCCGCCGCCGGGGTCGGCGCGTTGGGCTTGGTGTCGTCGTTCGACGCAGTGTCCGCTGCGGCAGTGCGGTGGGGATTCGGCGAGCCGTGGATGCTGCCGGTCGGTATCGACACGGCGATCCCGGTGTTCACGCTCGCCAACCTGCTGTTGATCCGCATGGACATGGCGTTGGCCTGGGTGCGGTTCGTGCCCTGGGTACTGACGCTGATCACGTGCGGGTTAAACGTCGCCGCCGGGCACTCGTTGTCGGCGAAGGTGGCGCACGGGACGATGCCGCTGCTGTGGGTGGTGTTCTCCGAGATCGGCGCGCACGTCTACGCCGTGCGGATCGGCGCCGCGACGGGCCGGCGGATGGAGAAGGTGCGGTTCTCGCGCTGGCTGCTCGCCCCGCTGTCGACGTTCGCGTTGTGGCGGCGGATGACGCTGTGGGAGGTCACCTCCTACGCCGACGCGCTCGCCCGCGAGCGGGAAAGGCTGCTGGCCCGTGCGGACCTGCGCGAGCGCTACGGCCGTGCCTGGCGGCGCCGGACACCGCGCCGCGAACGCGTCCTTCTGCGTCTGGGTGAGCTGAACCCCGCTGGCGCGGTCACCGACCCCGGCCCCGAGCCCGGGGAGGCTGCGGAAGAGTCCGTTCCTTCCGTTCCGAGGGCGCCACGGAAGCAGGCCGCGAAGGGCAGGGCCAAGACCGCGCCGCCGCGTTCGGTGGCGGACCTGCTGACCGAGGCGCGTACGGCCACGGCCGATTGGCCGGACGCCGGGATCAACGCCGAGGCGCTCCGCAAGGCCCTGCGCTGCGGTTCGGGTCCCGCCCGGCAGGTACGCGATGCCCTGCTCGCCGAGCGGGCGGACGCCCGCATACTGCGTCCCGTCGATCCGTCCGGACCTGAGGCTGACGCTGGGGTGGCGGCCTGA